In the Haloarcula salinisoli genome, TCCTGTTGAAGCTCAACACGCCGGGCGGCCAGATTGTCCCCAGTGAGGACATCCGGCTGGCCGCCGAGGCGTTCGACGGCCCGACCGTCGCCTACGCCACGGACGTCTGTGCCAGCGGTGGCTACGACATCGCCGCGGGCTGTGAGGAGTTGTGGGCCCGCGAGGGCTCCATCGTCGGCTCTATCGGTGTCATCGGCTCGCGGGTCAACGCCAGCGACCTCGCCGACCGGATGGGCGTCTCCTACGAGCAGCTGACAGCCGGCGAGTACAAGGACGCCGGGACGCCCCTGAAGGAGTTCGACGAGGACGACCGCGAGTATCTCCAGGGACTCATCGACGACTACTACGACCAGTTCGTCGAGACCGTCGCCGAGGGCCGCGGGCTGGACGAGGCGGCGATTCGGGACACCGAGGCCCGCGTGTTCCTCGGCTCGGAGGCCCACGAGATGGGGCTCGTCGACGATATCGGCACCCGCGATGACGTCGAGGACCGACTCGAATCCCGGCTTGGCGAGCCGGTCACCGTCACGGAGTTCGAGCCCCAGCGGGGCCTCCGGTCGAAGATTCGCGGCGGCGCCCAGTCGGTCGCGTTCGCGCTTGGGGCCGGACTCACCAGTGCCTTCGAAGGCGACGTCGACGGGCTCTCGTTCCGGCGGTGAGTCGGGCCTGGGAGCACGGTGAGCTGTCAGGGCTCGCGCTTTTGCCCTTCGGGCAGCGGACTGTGACGGCGTCTCGGATGCCACCGGAATCAGCCGCCTCGCCATTTCTATCATCAATTACTGTGTAGAAATACTGCCACGCCCCCGCGAGGGTTTTTTATTTCGCGCCCCTCTGTGCACCACTGTGACAACGCTGGTGGTGTGTATCGACCGGGACAGCCCTGTGGCAGACAGGTGTCCGGTCGTGGGGCGGGCTGCCGTCGAGTCGACGATAACGGAGACCGGTGTCGTCGACCCCGAGGACAGCCGCATCAACTGCCTACTGGAGGGGTTACGGGTGGCCGAGGACCTCGAAGCGGAGGGGGACGACACCGTCGTCGCGGTCGTCGGCGGCGGCGGCGACGCCGTCGGGAGCGACCGCGAAATTGCCCGCCAGACGGAGTCGCTGGTCAAACAGTACGACCCGGACTCGGCGGTGGTCGTCGTCGACAGCGCCGACGACGAACGGCTGGTGCCCATCATCGAGAGCCGTGTCCGCGTCGACGCCGTCGACCGCGTCGTCGTCCGGCAGGCCCGTGACATCGAGTCTACCTACTACCTGCTCAAGCAGTTCCTCGCCGACGAAGAGCTTCGACGGACGGTGCTGGTCCCCGTCGGTATCGCGCTGCTTGCGCTCCCGCTATTGCTCCAGTTCGTCGCGCCCACCACCGCGCTGGGCGCTATCGCAGCCGCCCTGGGCGTGTTCCTCATCTACAAGGGGCTGGGAATCGACGACTACCTCGCCCGGCTGCCGGGCCAGATACGCGAGGCGCTGTACTCCGGACAGGTCTCGCTCGTGACGTATGTCGTCGCCGGCGGGCTCTCCATCGTCGGCATCTTCGCCGGCGCGCTGGAGATATCGCCCCCTGGGTCGACCGGCCTCTTCATCCTCGCGAACCAGTTCCTCTTCGAGAGCGTCCCCTGGCTGACAGCGGCGGCGCTTGCGGCCTCGCTGGGGCGGCTGCTCGACGAACTCCTCCAGCGGGAGGGGATCCGCAGCGCCTACGTGAACCTCCCCTTCGGCGCGGTCGCGGTCGGGCTGGTGGTGCGGGGCTTTTCGGCGTACTTCCTCGAACGGGCGGGCGTGTTCGGTCCCTTCCGCGTCCCGGCGATGGACTTCGGCGTCGTCGAGGTCAACGGCTTCACGATGGATCTGGGGACTCGGCTCGCGACGTTCATCCTCGCGGGCATCCTCGTCGCCGTCCTCGGCGTCCGCGTCGCGGCCTACGTCAGCGAGAACGACATCGAGGCAGAACTGGTCGAATAGACAGCGATTTACACACGGCCCGGCTACGCGCTCCCATGACTGACGGCGTGTGGGTGTCGCTGTTCTCGGGCGGGAAAGACTCCTCGTGGGCGCTGTATCGCGCACTCGAGAACGACTACCCCGTCGAGCGGCTGGTGACGGTCCACCCCGAGGGCGACTCCTACATGTACCACGTCCCGGCGACGCGTCTGGCCTCGCTGGCCGCCGAGAGCATCGGTATCGAACTCGTCGAGGTCGAGCCCGACGACTTCGGTGCCGACGACGTCCCCGACTCGGGCGAACAGGGTGACGCGGAACTCGAACCGCTGGAGGCCGCCCTCCGCGAGCTAGACGCCGATATCGGCGTCGCCGGCGTCACCGCCGGCGCCGTCGAGAGCGAGTACCAGACCAGCCGTATCGAGGCGATGGCCGAGCGCCTGGAGGCCAACCTCTTCGCCCCGCTCTGGCAGGAAGACCCCCGCGCTCTCGCCGACGCGATGCTTTCGGCCGGCTTCGAGATTCGCATCATCCGCGTGGCCGCCTACGGCCTCGACGAGTCCTGGCTCGGGCGAACGCTCGACGCCGACGCGCTCGACGAACTCGAGGCCCTCAACGACGAGTACGGCGTCCACATCCTCGGCGAGGGCGGCGAGTTCGAGACGCTCGTCACTGATGGCCCACATATGGACCAGCGCATCGAACTGGAGTACTCGACCGAATGGGATGGAACGCGGGGGACTATCGTGGTTGAGGACGCCTGGCTGGAGTGATTGGTACCGGCCACGAGCGAGCGCTGCGAGCGGCCGGCCTTCTGCCGTCGATTTTTGCAGCCCAGGTGTGCGAGTAGAATAACCAGTTTTTACTAGGGCGACGGTGAACCAGGGTGGTCCCGGTGATTCAGATGAGTGACACACAGGCCGATAGCGACAGCGCGCGCACCGACACAGAACTATTCACCGCGGCGCAGGAACTGGTCGAGGGGCTGTGGAGCGGGCAGGTGCTCCACGCCGCAGTCGAGGTCGGGCTGTTCGACCGCCTCGACGAGGAGCCGACCGCGGCGGAGACACTCGCGACCGCGCTCGACCTGGACCCGGACGCGACCTACCGACTGCTCAGGGCGCTGGCTCACTTCGGTGTCCTCACCGAGGACGACAGCCGACGGTTCGCCCTGACGCCGGTGGGACAGTTCTTCCGTGCGGACCACCCTCGGTCGGTCCGGCCCGGACTCATGCTGTTCCACAGCCCGGAGTGGATTCGGGCCATGACACAGCTGCCCGATATCCTCCGCGAGGGCGGTCAGGACGGGTTCGTCCGCGAGCACGGCCGCGGGATATTCGATTACATGGAGGACGCGCCCGAGTTCGCCAGGGCGTTCGACGAGTTCATGACGGCGATGTCCCACCAGCACGCCGAGGCCGTTCTCGGCGTGCTGGAGGGGTACGACGTCTCGCAGTTCGACCGGGTCTGTGACGTCGGCGGCGGCCAGGGGTATCTGTGCTGTCGACTGCTTGCGCAGTACCCCGCCCTGGAAGGCACCGTCTTCGACCGGCCCAGCGTCGTCGCCGAGGAGCCGGACCTGCCCGACGAGTTCGGTGTCGGGGACCGGTGTGACTACGTGGCCGGCGATATGTTCGAGTCGGTCCCCGAAGCCGACGCCTACGTGCTGAAGTGGATTCTCCACGACTGGACTGACGAGGAGTGTGTCGACATCCTCTCGACGGTTCGGGCGGCGGCCCCGTCCGACGCCCGGCTGTTCGTCGTCGAAGCGGTCGTGCCGGGGCCGGCGGAGTCACACTTCTCGAAGCAACTGGATATGACGATGCTCGTCCAGATGGGCGGCCGCGAGCGAACGCGGGCGGAGTACGCGTCGCTGCTCGAGCGTGCGGGCTGGACCATCGCCGACGAGTGGGTTCCACCAGAGGGGCCGATGCGAATCCTCGAAGCGACCACGGACTGAGACCGCTCGGTCCACTTCGGGCAGAGTGGGTGCTACCTACGCCCGTCGCCCGCGCTCTTGCACCCACTCCAGAACCGGCCGGAGTCGCTCGGCAAGCTCCTCGCCGTCGTCGGTCAGTTCGTACTCGACACGGGGCGGTATCTCGTCGTACTGCTCGCGGGTGACCAGACCTTCGGCTTCGAGGTCGTCCAGCCGCGCCGACAGCGTCGACGTACTCGCCTCGGGGATGTGGTCCTCCAGCGTTCCGAACCGCACCGTGCCGTGAACCGCCACGACGCAGACGATATCCATCACGTACTTCCGGCCCAGCAGGTCCAGTACGTCGTCTAGCAGGCAGTAACACCGCGGGTCGTCGGTCGCACAGTCGAATCCCTCCATAGCTTTGGCTTCGTGGACTTACTGCTTTACTTTGGACTTCACAGTATAATAACTTCGGGTAACAAAGCATAGCTGCGATGGCAGACATCAACATCGAACCGAGCGAACTCGGTCTCGAACTGGCACTCGAACAGTTCCGGCTCCCCGACGACGTCGCGGCGGGACTTGGCGACCTCTACGGGACGACCCCACCCGATACCGCGGCGGCCTGGGTCGAGATGCTCCGTGACCGCAAGCACGAGTCCGACGGCGAACCACCCAGCGTCGCGGACCTCTGTACGACCGACGACGGCGCCCACGCGTTCGTCGGTGAGGACCGCTCCCAGTCGTACATCTGCGTGCTCGACCCGCTGGTCGTCCCGTTCCTGACCGACATGCCCGGAACCGTCCGCTCGACGACGCCCGAGCGCGGGACCACGGTGGAGATAACCCTCGGCCCAGCGGGCGTCGAATACTCCCACCCCGACGCCGTCGTCTCCCTGGGCGTGGCCGACGAGGTCGACTGCGCGTCGTGTACGTCCATCGAGGAGACCTACGAGCACACCTGTCCGTACATCCACGTCTTCGAGGACGAGGCCGAATACGAGACCTGGGCCGCTGAGACCGACGCGGCGACGACGAGTGTCCCGGTCGAGACTGGCGTCGCGCTCGCCGGCGGCCTCGCCGAGAATCTGTTCGGCCTGGCCAGCTGAATCGGCCGAGCGCGGCCTCCGGGCCGCGCTGACGGGGACGGGCAGGCAGTCCTGTCGAGCATACCGCTCGCCGCTGGCGAGCGGTTTCACCGGAATCGAACGCAGTGAGATTCCGGCCTTTTTAGCGTAGATTTTTGCCGGGAGTGGGTTGCGGGCCAACGGCCCGCAACCGAACAACGTGGCGGCTTCGCCGCCACGCAGTTCCCGCAGGCCGACGAAGTCGGCCTAGGAAACCCGACCGGGAAAAAGGTACTACTTCACTGCACGCGGGTGTTCTGGCCAAGCAACGAGCCGTGGAGGTCCTTGTCGTGGACGCTCGCCTCCTCGTCGATGACGGAGTCGGAGACGTCGGCGTCAGTGATGGACGCGTCCTGGAACACGACCGTGTTTTCGACGCTGGAGTTCTTGATGGTCGCGCCGGGCAGCACGTGGACGTTGTCGCCGAGCTTGGAGTTCTCGACGGTGGCGTCGTCAGCGATTATCTGGCCGCCTTCGAGGGCGAACTCGACGGCTTCGAGATAGCTGTCGGCCGTCCCGATGTCGTACCAGACGTCGTCGAAGCTAAAGGGTCGCACGGAGCCCTGGTCGACGAGCCACTGGATGAACCAGCCGGGCTCGTCGGGGTTGTTGTCGCCGGCGAGGTACTCGTCGAAGCGGATTGCGTCGGCTGGGAAGGCATAGCAGGCGATGGAGACGAGCGTGCTCTTGGGGTTGTCGGGCTTCTCCTGGAAGTCGACGATCTCGTCGCCCTCGACCTGGATGAGGCCGTAGGACTTTGCCTTCTCCAGGTCGCCGACGTCGTACGCAGCGAGGGTCGGGTCGTCGTAGCTCTTGAAGTGGTCGATGAACTCGCTGATGTCGAAGCCAAAGAGGTTGTCACCGGCGATGACCAGCAGGTCCTCGTCGCCGAGCCCCTCGCGCTCGACGAGCTGTGCCAGCGCGCCGACGACGCCGAACTTCTCGTCCTCGTCGCTGGTGTCCTCGACGGACATACTTATCTTGTCGGTCCCGCGCTCCTCGAAGTGTGTCTCGAACTCGTCGGCGAAGGCGTCGTTCGTGCTTATCAGTATCTCACTGATTCGCTCGTCGCCTTCGAGCTCGTCGACGATGCCGTCGATCACGGTCGACTCGCCGACCGGCAGCAACATCTTGGGTCGGTGTCGGGTGATCGGCCACATTCGGGTTGCGTATCCCCCGGCAAGGACAATTGCCTTCATATGCGGACCCACAAACGGAACTGACAAGTTCTTTTCCCTCTTCGGAGACGGTCAGTGCTACCCTGTATACCAATCGTTCACCAGTAGAACTCCTGAATAAAGACATCATATACTGCTGTTGTCACCAACGTGGTCTAATTTTACGTCCCACGCTTCGACGACACAATCGCATACGGCCGGGGAATCGACCTTCAGTGTTCGACGAACTCGACGAGGACGCCGCCGGTCGAGTTCGGATGGCAGAACGCCACCTCGTGTCCCCACGCGCCGGGGCGGGGTGACTCGTCGATGAGGTCGACGCCGGCCGCGCGCGCGTCGGCGAGCGCACCCTCGATGTCCTCGGTCGCCAGCGCGACGTGGTGCAGCCCCGGTCCGTGTCGGTCGAGATAGCTCGGGATGGCACCCTCGGCGTCGGGCAGCGGCTCGAGGAGTTCGAAGTAGCCGTTACCCAGGTCCAGGAAGACGACGCGCAGTCCGTCGAACGTCTCTTCGTGGGCGACCGGTGCGTCGAAGGCGGTCTCGTACAGGGTCGCGAGTCCATCGGCGTCGTCGGTGGCGACGCCCGCGTGGTCGAACTGCATGGGCGTGCTTCTCGCGGACGGGTAATAGTTCGTGGCCCGGGCTCTGGGACGGTCTTTGGTTCGAGCAATGGGAGTTCGAACTGCCAGAAAGCCCCGGCACGCTAACCTCGGGGGTGGTTCGAGAGAGCTTCGCTCTCTCGTCATCCCGAAAATCAGAGATTTTCGGAGAACTCGCTGTGCTCCTCACTACGTTGTCGTTCGAGAGAGCTTCGCTCTCTCGTGATCACGGAAGGCCTCTGGTCTTCCGAACGACGGTGCTTGCGTCGTCCGCCGTCGGTTAGCGTGCCGCCCGTTTCAGTCCCGCTCATAGCCGGTTGACCGGTCAGCATGGGTGGGACTGAAAGGGGCCGCGCTCTGGACGAACCCCGACGATGCAAGGACCACAATGAACGCAGTGAATGAGGACCGCAGCGAGGCGCGGGAGTTCAGAGCGCGGGGGCTTTCTGGTCGTTAGAATTCCGATTAGCTCAAGTAAACACGATCCTCCGCTCCGGGACTCCCACCTACATCGACGAGCCGGGTTGGTACTCCCCGAAGACGTCCCGGAGCACGTCACACACCTCGCCGGTCGTCGCGTAGACCTTCACCGCGTCGACGATGTAGGGCATGAGATTCTCGTCGCCGCGAGCCGCTTCTCGGAGCTCCTCCAGTGCAGCCGCGACGGCGTCGTCGTCACGCTCTTCGCGGACCTCGGCGACGCTCTCCTGCTGGGCCGCTTCGACGGCCTCGTCGACCTCCTCGATATCCTGTTCGCCTTTCTCCTCGACCTCGAATTCGTTGACACCGACGATGATGCGCTCGCCGGCCTCCTGTTCGCGCTGGCGCTCGAAGGCAACGTCCTGAATCTGGCGCTGGACCCACTGGTTCTCGATGGCCCGGCGCATCCCACCACGCTCGTCTACGTCCTCGATTATCTCGCGGGCCTCCTGTTCCAGTTCGTCGGTCAGGGACTCGACGTAGTAGCTGCCCGCGAGCGGGTCGATGGTGTCGGCCGCGCCCGACTCGTGGGCCAGAATCTGCTGGGTCCGCAGAGCCGTCCGGACGGACTCCTCCGTCGGCAGGCCGATGGCCTCGTCCTTGCCGTTGGTGTGGAGGCTCTGGGTCCCACCCAGGACCGCCGCCAACGCCTGGTAGGCCACCCGGACGACGTTGTTCTCTATCTGCTGGGCGGTCAGCGTCGAGCCGGCGGTCTGGGTGTGGAACTTGAGTTGCTTGGACTTGGGATTCTCGGCGTCGAAGCGCTCGTCCATGAGTTTCGCCCAGAGCCGCCGCGCCGCACGGAACTTCGCGACCTCTTCGAGAATGTTGTTGTACGACGCGAAGAAAAAGGAAAGCTGTGGGGCAAAGTCGTCGACCTCCAGCCCGGCCTCGATGGCGGCCTCGACGTACTCGATACCGTTCCCGAGCGTGAACGCGATCTCCTGGGCGGCGGTCGAGCCGGCCTCGCGGATGTGATAGCCCGAGATGGAGATGGTGTTGAAGTTCGGCGTCTCCGCGGCGCAGAACTCGAAGATGTCGGTGATGAGACGCATCGACGGTTCCGGCGGGTAGATGAAGGTGTTGCGCGCGATGTACTCTTTGAGCACGTCGTTCTGGATGGTGCCCCGCAGTTCCTCGCGGTCGACGCCCTGAACGTCGCCGACGGCGATGTACATCGCCAGCAGGACGGCCGCGGGCGCGTTGATGGTCATCGACGTCGAGACCTCGGAAAGTGGGATGCCCTCGAAGACGGTCTCCATGTCGGCCAGCGAGTCGATAGCCACGCCCGTCTTGCCTACCTCGCCCGCGGCCATCGCGTCGTCGGAGTCGTAGCCCATCTGGGTCGGCAGGTCAAAGGCCATCGAGAGGCCGGTCTGGCCCTCGTCGAGGAGATAGTTGAACCGCTCGTTGGTCTCGGCTGCGGTCCCCATTCCGGCGTACTGGCGCATCGTCCAGAGCCGACCGCGATACCCGGTCGAGTAGACGCCGCGAGTGTAGGGCTCCCGACCGGGGAATCCCAGGTCCTCCTGATAGTTCAGGTCGGCCACGTCCGCGGGCGTGTACAGGCGGTCTACCTCCTGCCCCTCCGTGTCCGTCGTGAACCGTTCCTCCCGTTCGCCGAACCGGTCGACGGTCGGCTGGACGTCCTCTTTCTCCCACTCGGCTTTCGCCTCGCGGATCTCGTCCAGCTCCTCGGGGTCGAACATGGGAAAAACGTCGGCCGGCCCGGGCTTAAGGGTTCGCGCTGTGCCTGTTTTCCCCGAGGATTCATTACGGCGTGACGCCCTATCTCCACCAAATGTCAACAAAGCAATCGGTCCCGATTACGGTCGTCAGCGGGCCCCTCGGAGCGGGCAAGACGACGCTCGTCAACCGGCTGCTGGCGGACCCCGGGGACCGTCGCATCGCCGTCGTCGTCAACGATATGGGAGAGATAAACGTCGACGCGGAACTGCTCGCTGACCAGAGCGAGGACGGTATCGTCGA is a window encoding:
- a CDS encoding DUF373 family protein, which translates into the protein MTTLVVCIDRDSPVADRCPVVGRAAVESTITETGVVDPEDSRINCLLEGLRVAEDLEAEGDDTVVAVVGGGGDAVGSDREIARQTESLVKQYDPDSAVVVVDSADDERLVPIIESRVRVDAVDRVVVRQARDIESTYYLLKQFLADEELRRTVLVPVGIALLALPLLLQFVAPTTALGAIAAALGVFLIYKGLGIDDYLARLPGQIREALYSGQVSLVTYVVAGGLSIVGIFAGALEISPPGSTGLFILANQFLFESVPWLTAAALAASLGRLLDELLQREGIRSAYVNLPFGAVAVGLVVRGFSAYFLERAGVFGPFRVPAMDFGVVEVNGFTMDLGTRLATFILAGILVAVLGVRVAAYVSENDIEAELVE
- the merB gene encoding organomercurial lyase, whose product is MADINIEPSELGLELALEQFRLPDDVAAGLGDLYGTTPPDTAAAWVEMLRDRKHESDGEPPSVADLCTTDDGAHAFVGEDRSQSYICVLDPLVVPFLTDMPGTVRSTTPERGTTVEITLGPAGVEYSHPDAVVSLGVADEVDCASCTSIEETYEHTCPYIHVFEDEAEYETWAAETDAATTSVPVETGVALAGGLAENLFGLAS
- the mce gene encoding methylmalonyl-CoA epimerase, translating into MQFDHAGVATDDADGLATLYETAFDAPVAHEETFDGLRVVFLDLGNGYFELLEPLPDAEGAIPSYLDRHGPGLHHVALATEDIEGALADARAAGVDLIDESPRPGAWGHEVAFCHPNSTGGVLVEFVEH
- a CDS encoding sugar phosphate nucleotidyltransferase, coding for MKAIVLAGGYATRMWPITRHRPKMLLPVGESTVIDGIVDELEGDERISEILISTNDAFADEFETHFEERGTDKISMSVEDTSDEDEKFGVVGALAQLVEREGLGDEDLLVIAGDNLFGFDISEFIDHFKSYDDPTLAAYDVGDLEKAKSYGLIQVEGDEIVDFQEKPDNPKSTLVSIACYAFPADAIRFDEYLAGDNNPDEPGWFIQWLVDQGSVRPFSFDDVWYDIGTADSYLEAVEFALEGGQIIADDATVENSKLGDNVHVLPGATIKNSSVENTVVFQDASITDADVSDSVIDEEASVHDKDLHGSLLGQNTRVQ
- a CDS encoding methyltransferase — encoded protein: MSDTQADSDSARTDTELFTAAQELVEGLWSGQVLHAAVEVGLFDRLDEEPTAAETLATALDLDPDATYRLLRALAHFGVLTEDDSRRFALTPVGQFFRADHPRSVRPGLMLFHSPEWIRAMTQLPDILREGGQDGFVREHGRGIFDYMEDAPEFARAFDEFMTAMSHQHAEAVLGVLEGYDVSQFDRVCDVGGGQGYLCCRLLAQYPALEGTVFDRPSVVAEEPDLPDEFGVGDRCDYVAGDMFESVPEADAYVLKWILHDWTDEECVDILSTVRAAAPSDARLFVVEAVVPGPAESHFSKQLDMTMLVQMGGRERTRAEYASLLERAGWTIADEWVPPEGPMRILEATTD
- a CDS encoding winged helix-turn-helix transcriptional regulator, which codes for MEGFDCATDDPRCYCLLDDVLDLLGRKYVMDIVCVVAVHGTVRFGTLEDHIPEASTSTLSARLDDLEAEGLVTREQYDEIPPRVEYELTDDGEELAERLRPVLEWVQERGRRA
- a CDS encoding acyl-CoA mutase large subunit family protein → MFDPEELDEIREAKAEWEKEDVQPTVDRFGEREERFTTDTEGQEVDRLYTPADVADLNYQEDLGFPGREPYTRGVYSTGYRGRLWTMRQYAGMGTAAETNERFNYLLDEGQTGLSMAFDLPTQMGYDSDDAMAAGEVGKTGVAIDSLADMETVFEGIPLSEVSTSMTINAPAAVLLAMYIAVGDVQGVDREELRGTIQNDVLKEYIARNTFIYPPEPSMRLITDIFEFCAAETPNFNTISISGYHIREAGSTAAQEIAFTLGNGIEYVEAAIEAGLEVDDFAPQLSFFFASYNNILEEVAKFRAARRLWAKLMDERFDAENPKSKQLKFHTQTAGSTLTAQQIENNVVRVAYQALAAVLGGTQSLHTNGKDEAIGLPTEESVRTALRTQQILAHESGAADTIDPLAGSYYVESLTDELEQEAREIIEDVDERGGMRRAIENQWVQRQIQDVAFERQREQEAGERIIVGVNEFEVEEKGEQDIEEVDEAVEAAQQESVAEVREERDDDAVAAALEELREAARGDENLMPYIVDAVKVYATTGEVCDVLRDVFGEYQPGSSM
- a CDS encoding diphthine--ammonia ligase, giving the protein MTDGVWVSLFSGGKDSSWALYRALENDYPVERLVTVHPEGDSYMYHVPATRLASLAAESIGIELVEVEPDDFGADDVPDSGEQGDAELEPLEAALRELDADIGVAGVTAGAVESEYQTSRIEAMAERLEANLFAPLWQEDPRALADAMLSAGFEIRIIRVAAYGLDESWLGRTLDADALDELEALNDEYGVHILGEGGEFETLVTDGPHMDQRIELEYSTEWDGTRGTIVVEDAWLE
- the sppA gene encoding signal peptide peptidase SppA: MADADSVVRLGIVLLGTAAAVVAGALVFVVFPTTLTDLLGVLLVLVTGLVGARIATNAAGSLAPSHNVAEVAVEGPITRDGGGGIASAPTGPGADDIVEQIERADDDRGADALLLKLNTPGGQIVPSEDIRLAAEAFDGPTVAYATDVCASGGYDIAAGCEELWAREGSIVGSIGVIGSRVNASDLADRMGVSYEQLTAGEYKDAGTPLKEFDEDDREYLQGLIDDYYDQFVETVAEGRGLDEAAIRDTEARVFLGSEAHEMGLVDDIGTRDDVEDRLESRLGEPVTVTEFEPQRGLRSKIRGGAQSVAFALGAGLTSAFEGDVDGLSFRR